The following proteins come from a genomic window of Leishmania major strain Friedlin complete genome, chromosome 3:
- a CDS encoding D-3-phosphoglycerate dehydrogenase-like protein (previous protein_id=AAM68972.2), translated as MGIALCVIAVCAADKGLVDCRARGDVLFRNPVAIHSFASWRLLAQSIFELWVYKVSAPLSCCTRNYIDCISYLDNKEYFPSDLHFASALACRISFAGVHKKITTMPSLIDPPYHALLLEGVNPIAKELLESKGCIVEYIPNALPRDTLLEKIRDVHFLGIRSKTQVTQAILDAAPKLLGIGCFCIGTNQVDLDYATTRGVAVFNSPFANTRSVAELVIGEIISLSRKMTQRSEEVHRGVWNKTHVGCYEVRGKTVGIVGYGHIGSQVGVLAEALGMNVVFYDVLPTLAIGNATKFTHINDLLTFSDFVTIHVPETDVTKGMIGEEQIRLMKKGSYLINASRGTVVDLEALAKALREGHLAGAAIDVYPEEPGSNKELHRTPLQGISNVILTPHVGGSTCEAQEAIGVEVGTALAKFVTSGITAGAVNFPELVRPPVDRSKFRLTNVHANVPGALNEINKVAVDLGCNMGMQFLSTSKAIGYLIMDVDKDVAVELRKRISALKYSIRTLIIR; from the coding sequence ATGGGCATTGCACTGTGTGTGATCGCCGTATGTGCTGCAGACAAAGGGCTCGTTGACTGTCGTGCGCGAGGAGACGTTCTCTTTCGCAATCCTGTCGCTATCCACTCTTTTGCCTCTTGGCGACTTCTGGCTCAGTCCATCTTTGAGTTGTGGGTCTACAAGGTTTCAGCACCCCTTTCATGCTGTACTCGTAATTATATCGATTGCATCTCGTATCTTGACAACAAGGAGTACTTTCCTTCGGATTTGCACTTTGCATCAGCTCTCGCTTGCCGCATTTCTTTCGCTGGGGTTCACAAAAAAATTACGACGATGCCGAGCCTCATAGACCCACCCTACCATGCTCTCCTGCTGGAGGGTGTCAACCCAATAGCGAAGGAGCTGCTAGAGTCCAAGGGGTGCATTGTGGAATATATACCCAACGCTCTGCCGCGTGACACTCTGTTGGAGAAGATAAGGGATGTTCATTTTCTCGGCATTCGCAGCAAGACGCAGGTGACTCAGGCGATACTCGACGCAGCTCCGAAGCTTCTTGGGATCGGCTGTTTCTGCATCGGAACAAATCAAGTTGACTTGGACTACGCAACCACGCGAGGCGTGGCGGTGTTTAACTCCCCGTTCGCAAACACCCGCAGCGTTGCAGAGCTTGTGATCGGGGAAATTATCTCGTTGTCGCGGAAGATGACGCAGCGCAGTGAGGAGGTGCATCGTGGTGTGTGGAACAAGACACATGTGGGCTGCTACGAAGTGCGGGGTAAAACTGTCGGTATTGTTGGGTACGGTCACATCGGCTCCCAAGTTGGTGTACTTGCTGAAGCTCTCGGTATGAACGTAGTCTTTTACGATGTGCTCCCGACTCTCGCGATAGGCAACGCCACGAAGTTCACCCATATAAACGATCTGCTCACTTTTTCGGATTTCGTCACGATTCATGTGCCGGAGACGGATGTCACGAAGGGCATGATCGGCGAAGAGCAGATCCGGCTGATGAAGAAGGGCTCCTACCTAATCAACGCTAGTCGAGGAACGGTTGTCGATCTTGAGGCTTTAGCAAAGGCGTTGCGCGAAGGACAcctcgccggtgctgctATCGACGTGTACCCGGAGGAGCCTGGGTCGAACAAGGAGCTGCACAGAACACCACTTCAAGGTATTTCAAATGTGATTTTGACGCCACACGTGGGTGGGTCGACATGCGAGGCTCAGGAGGCCATTGGCGTGGAGGTTGGCACGGCGCTTGCTAAGTTTGTGACCAGCGGCATtaccgccggcgccgtgaaTTTCCCGGAGCTTGTTCGGCCACCGGTGGACAGGTCGAAGTTCCGGCTAACCAACGTTCATGCGAATGTGCCTGGTGCGCTGAACGAAATCAACAAGGTTGCCGTGGATTTGGGCTGCAACATGGGTATGCAGTTTCTGTCAACTAGCAAAGCGATCGGCTA
- a CDS encoding conserved hypothetical protein (previous protein_id=AAP75891.1) → MTTGAADKKHLVPLLEFLRFVSERGRSQRARFPKRINGVTDLKCEPCDSGIEADWLPVKQGFNCEVAYSSSYDSSPSASRENAVSILRTEEWRKRSRSDDEISEVIVGSSAPIDCELDSMTTGKGCVTSKYFDFSLIDLGAVPMIEPAVEVLTKGVAKRMHGKGCCYVLPGTSMVVTGDIVDVSLASETVLVSPDRGLRVGLEWVSIRRVFHVPKNIAAVREEAAFRIQRIIQAERRGERTPRFSPVQLAEIAEDLSSSLSPDSDEDA, encoded by the coding sequence ATGACCACCGGTGCAGCCGACAAGAAGCACTTAGTTCCACTTCTGGAGTTTTTGCGATTTGTATCGGAACGAGGCAGGAGCCAAAGAGCCAGATTTCCGAAGCGGATCAACGGCGTCACCGACCTGAAATGCGAGCCATGCGATTCCGGTATAGAGGCAGACTGGCTTCCAGTGAAGCAGGGATTTAACTGCGAGGTTGcctacagcagcagctatGATAGCTCTCCATCGGCGTCGCGCGAGAACGCTGTTTCTATCTTACGAACTGAAGAGTGGCGAAAGCGGAGCCGCTCTGATGATGAGATATCGGAGGTGATTGTTGGCTCAAGTGCGCCTATCGACTGCGAGCTTGACTCCATGACGACTGGAAAGGGATGCGTCACGTCAAAATACTTTGACTTTTCACTGATTGATCTAGGTGCGGTGCCGATGATCGAACCAGCCGTGGAAGTACTTACGAAAGGTGTCGCAAAGCGAATGCACGGCAAAGGATGCTGCTACGTGCTTCCTGGTACTTCCATGGTTGTGACAGGTGACATTGTGGATGTTAGCCTCGCGTCCGAAACGGTTCTCGTCTCTCCTGACCGTGGATTACGAGTCGGTCTGGAATGGGTGTCGATTCGGCGCGTTTTCCACGTGCCAAAGAACATAGCGGCCGTGCGGGAAGAAGCGGCGTTCCGAATTCAACGTATCATCCAGGCAGAGcggcgaggggagaggacACCAAGGTTTTCACCTGTCCAGCTGGCGGAGATCGCAGAGGATCTGTCATCATCTCTGTCACctgacagcgacgaggacgcgtAG
- a CDS encoding hypothetical protein (previous protein_id=AAM68971.1): MAASHCSVALGLTVLISHLFSPSLLSMADPSSSLSPVTRSGINLDDRYTCCVCTSPMIPAVRNNHCDHYICLRCSFMCESRCPLCRADAEWATDSDLSCTIANELRDALVAESLNRLRSILGSTSRATVRDIIAGHLDPTRFTVDLSSVCEDLQRIQRYEATVGSTKAEEDADEDYVFYCHSHLQLNALQSRRHTRILFCTAPSFSDPTSISAFHRLRVLHLQGCRQLRSLPPLSDARDLRVLVVYRCGIRSVGGLGDCPQVETVVFCECAELADVTGLTRLANATSLSLIDCSKVLDVSPLSSATKLQHVSLKGTSISNIAGFSGSAATLHVISAQGCTQLTSIDPLSAMRKLRQVRLAGTGVVDLSPLQASMATITLLDVERCTELQSIQCLSAAASLRELYCGGTKVKDVTPLKLIAPILTVVHLENCYDLENIAALSQASGLRDIDLSHTKVHNIDALQASADTLEVLLVGHCTALRDLSPIATASRLRRVDVQSTGVQSLEFLRASACTLEVVCADNCPLSDISPLRGATKLREVRLARTTVDSLDDLRASAPSLQCLFLGGCTRIGDISLLMHATQLREVYLTNTGISNIEALQPSAANLEVLAIGGCGRISDIAPLLVATKLRLVYLWGTNISNIHGIRFSVPSLEVLDIGGCSRVSEISSLLNASKLREVRLHNTAIQSIEALRPSAGCLEWVELVGCTHISDISPLSTAKKLREVYLTNTAVSSIDPLRCSAPSLEVIALGNCAEVSDLSALAAATKLREAYLWGTKINSIKALKSSMASLTVLEVTRCTKISDVSTLSGALRLRRVDLANTSITSIDALVPVASSLEFINVSGCMMIKDFGPLGAATSVKTVWMRKLRLDSLNVLRPVTGTLEKVDVSGCLNLRDISALDSATKLREVCLQNTSIDSLDALKASASALTVVNANSCVNLTSIEALESATRLTEVRLSNTRISSLQPLCASAACVQIVDVSGCVNLRNTAALANAPSMRQLTHD; the protein is encoded by the coding sequence ATGGCAGCGTCACACTGTAGTGTGGCGCTGGGCTTAACGGTTCTCATTTCACACCTCTTCTCCCCATCACTACTCTCCATGGCGGACCCTTCCTCATCTTTGAGCCCTGTCACTCGCAGCGGCATCAATCTTGACGACCGATACACgtgctgcgtgtgcacgAGTCCAATGATTCCTGCAGTGCGAAACAATCACTGCGACCACTACATCTGCCTCCGTTGCTCTTTCATGTGTGAATCGAGGTGCCCGCTTTGCCGCGCAGATGCTGAATGGGCCACAGACAGTGACCTCAGCTGCACCATTGCAAATGAATTGCGCGACGCTCTCGTCGCTGAGTCGCTCAACCGGTTACGCTCTATTCTAGGGAGCACAAGCCGGGCGACAGTCCGTGACATCATTGCGGGCCATCTTGATCCCACTCGCTTCACCGTTGATTTGAGCAGCGTTTGCGAGGATCTACAGCGCATTCAGCGCTATGAGGCCACCGTAGGCTCCACCAAAGCTGAGGAAGATGCCGATGAAGATTATGTATTCTACTGCCACTCGCACCTTCAGCTGAACGCACTCCAGAGCaggaggcacacacgcatacttTTTTGCACTGCACCCTCTTTCTCGGACCCGACAAGTATCAGTGCCTTTCATAGACTGCGCGTGCTACACCTACAGGGCTGCCGTCAGCTCAGGTCTCTACCGCCTCTTAGTGATGCTCGTGATCTGCGCGTTTTGGTGGTCTATCGGTGCGGAATTCGCAGCGTCGGTGGCTTGGGCGACTGTCCGCAGGTTGAAACGGTGGTGTTTTGCGAGTGCGCCGAGCTCGCTGATGTGACTGGTTTGACGCGCCTGGCGAATGCCACTTCTCTTTCGTTGATAGACTGCAGCAAGGTGCTCGACGTCTCGCCGCTGTCTTCAGCCACAAAGCTACAGCACGTGTCCTTGAAAGGCACAAGCATCAGCAATATTGCCGGATTCAGCGGCTCCGCTGCCACTCTGCACGTTATCAGCGCCCAGGGGTGCACGCAGCTTACCAGCATCGACCCGCTTTCAGCAATGAGGAAGCTAAGGCAGGTACGTTTGGCTGGGACTGGTGTCGTCGACCTTTCACCTCTCCAAGCCAGCATGGCCACGATTACTCTTCTCGACGTCGAGAGATGCACTGAGCTACAAAGCATCCAGTGTCtttctgcagcagcatcgtTGCGCGAGCTGTACTGCGGAGGCACAAAGGTGAAGGATGTCACCCCTCTGAAGCTGATCGCACCAATTCTCACGGTGGTCCATTTGGAGAACTGCTATGACCTTGAAAACATCGCCGCGCTTTCTCAAGCTAGTGGCCTGAGGGACATCGACTTGAGTCATACAAAAGTGCACAACATTGATGCACTACAGGCCAGCGCTGACACCCTTGAAGTTCTTCTTGTAGGTCACTGCACGGCGCTCAGGGACCTGTCACCTATTGCAACCGCTTCACGCTTGCGCCGCGTCGACGTGCAGTCGACTGGCGTGCAGAGTCTCGAATTTCTGCGGGCGAGCGCGTGTACTCTTGAAGTGGTGTGCGCGGACAACTGCCCGCTATCTGATATTTCACCTCTCCGTGGAGCAACGAAGCTACGGGAGGTGCGGCTGGCCCGCACCACCGTTGACTCCCTTGACGACCTTCGTGCTAGCGCGCCATCCTTGCAGTGCCTTTTCCTCGGCGGCTGCACCCGCATTGGTGACATCTCACTGCTCATGCACGCTACACAGCTTCGGGAAGTGTACCTCACAAACACTGGCATCAGTAATATTGAGGCCCTGCAGCCGTCGGCGGCGAATCTCGAGGTTCTTGCCATCGGTGGCTGTGGCCGCATCTCGGACAttgcgccgctgcttgtgGCAACAAAGCTGAGGCTTGTATACCTCTGGGGCACCAACATCAGCAACATCCATGGTATTCGTTTCAGCGTACCCTCTCTGGAGGTGCTGGACATTGGAGGATGCAGCCGGGTGTCCGAGATTTCTTCTTTGCTGAACGCCTCGAAGCTGCGGGAGGTGCGTCTCCATAACACGGCAATCCAGAGCATTGAGGCACTGCGGCCAAGCGCCGGTTGCCTCGAGTGGGTCGAGCTGGTTGGCTGTACTCACATTTCTGATATAtcccctctctctactgCCAAAAAGTTGAGGGAGGTGTATCTTACGAACACGGCTGTAAGCAGCATCGACCCACTGCGGTGCAGTGCCCCATCCCTCGAGGTGATTGCACTGGGCAACTGCGCGGAAGTGTCTGATCTCTCAGCTCTGGCCGCCGCAACCAAGCTGAGAGAGGCGTACCTATGGGGTACAAAGATAAACAGCATCAAGGCGCTGAAATCTAGCATGGCATCGCTGACGGTACTTGAGGTGACGCGGTGCACGAAAATCTCGGATGTGTCTACCCTATCCGGCGCCTTGAGGCTTCGCCGCGTCGACCTGGCGAACACATCGATAACCTCCATCGATGCGCTGGTGCCAGTCGCATCCTCTCTCGAATTCATCAATGTCAGCGGCTGCATGATGATAAAAGACTTTGGGCCCCTTGGTGCCGCCACAAGTGTCAAGACGGTGTGGATGCGCAAGCTTCGTCTCGACTCCCTGAATGTCCTTCGCCCTGTAACCGGAACCCTGGAGAAGGTGGACGTGAGCGGGTGCCTGAACCTGCGCGACATCTCGGCTCTCGACTCGGCCACGAAACTGAGAGAGGTGTGTCTCCAAAACACATCTATTGACAGCTTGGATGCTTTGAAGGCCAGTGCGTCGGCGTTGACAGTCGTGAACGCCAACAGCTGCGTCAATCTGACTAGTATCGAGGCTCTCGAATCGGCAACACGGCTCACAGAGGTGAGGCTCAGCAACACGCGTATCAGCAGCCTTCAACCGCTCTGTGCGAGCGCGGCATGCGTGCAGATCGTCGACGTCAGCGGATGCGTGAACCTGAGAAACACAGCTGCTCTCGCTAATGCGCCAAGCATGAGGCAGCTCACTCATGACTAA